Within Microbacterium oryzae, the genomic segment GGATGGTCGTGGCCGACGTCGCGAAGGTGGACGACGCCGCGCTGCGTCGTGCGGGAGCGGCCGGCACCATGCGCCCGGGCGGCAAGGCCGTGCAGGTCGTCTACGGCCTGAACGTCCAGTTCGTGAAGGACGCTATGGAAGATCTCATGGCGGGCCGCGCGCCCGTCGCCGAGCGACGCGACGACGCGCCGGCGCCGACCCCGGTGCTCACGACAGCGCCCGCCGTCGTCCGGCTGCGGCAGCCGATCGAGGGGCGAGTGGTTCCGCTGTCGGCGGTGCCCGATGCCACCTTCGCCGAGGGGATCATGGGGCCCGGCGTCGCGATCGAGCCGACCGGCGACACCGTGGTCGCACCAGCCGACGGGCGGGTCGAGCACGTCTTCCCGACCGCGCACGCGGTCGCGATGGTGCTCGCGGACGGCACCGAGCTGCTCGTCCACGTCGGAATCGACACCGTGGACATGGCGGGCGAGGGGTTCGAGACGCTGGTGTCCGCCGGTCAGGAGGTGACGGCGGGGACGCCGCTGCTGCGGATAGACCTCGACCGCCTGCGCGCATCCGGCCATCCCACCATCACGCCCGTCGTGGTGCTCAACAACCCGGAGGCCTCGGTCGAGATGTCCTGACCCGCCCCGGCGGTTCCCCACGCGCATAGGGTGGACGGACGCAACCGGAAGGGGAGACCCATGGCACGCATCCTGATCTTCGGCGGACACGGGAAGGTCGCGCTGCGCCTCGCGCCGCTGCTCGCCGAGCGCGGTGACGCCGTCACCGGCGTCATCCGCAATCCCGACCACGAGGCCGACGTCCGGGCGGCCGGCGCCGAGCCGGTGATCGCCGACATCGAGACGCTGGACGTCGACGGCCTGGCCGACCTCGTCCGCGGGCACGACGCGATCGTGTGGTCGGCCGGTGCGGGAGGCGGGAACCCCGCGCGCACCTGGGCCGTCGATCGCGATGCGGCCATCCGCTCGATGGACGCCGCCCGTGCGGCCGGCGTCTCGCGGTACGTCATGGTGTCGTATCTCGGCGCGGGGCCGGACCACGGCGTTCCCGAGGACGATGCGTTCTACGCCTACGCCGAGTCGAAGGCGGCCGCCGACGAGCACCTGCGCGGCAGCGGTCTGGACTACACGATCCTGCAGCCGGGCGGCCTCACCCTCGACGAGCCGACCGGCCTCATCGAGACCGGCGACCTGGGCGACGGACGCGTCGCGCGCGGCGATGTCGCGGCCGTCGCAGCCGCGGTGCTCGCCGACGCGAGCACGATCGGCCGCTCGATCCCGTTCGGCAACGGCAGCACGCCGATCGCCGAGGCGATCGCGGCGTGAGCCGCCGCGCCGTGCTCGCCGCCGCGGCGGCGGGCACGGTGGCCGCGGGGCTGGCCGTCCACGTCGCGCTGCCGGCGTCGCCCGCGACGGATGGCCTGGGCGACGTCCTCTACGCCGTCCTCGTCTTCCTGCTCGTGGCGTTCGCGGCGCCGCGTGCGCGCGTCGTCGCCGTGAGCGCCGTCGCCCTCGCGTGGTGCGTCGCGGTCGAGCTGCTGCAGCTGACCGGCCTCCCGGCCGCGTGGGGGAGCGCCGCGCCGCCGCTGCGGCTCGTGCTCGGCAGCGGCTTCGCGGCGCTCGACCTGCTCTGGTACGCCGTCGGCGTCGCCCTCGCGGCGGGCGCGGACGCCGTGCTCCGACGGGTCAGAGCCCCTGGCCGGCGTCCCAGAGGCGCTCGGGCGAGCCGTTGATGAGCGCGTCGATGTGCATGGCCTGCGCGTCGGTGAGCGACGCGACGTAGTCGATGATGCCGCGGCCGGTCGCGCGCCGTCGCAGCTCGACGCCGTCGGACGCGTCGGCGAGCTCGGGCTCCTCGCGGCGCAGGCGGGCGTAGTCCTCGGCGGCGAGGTCGACGAGGTCGAGGAGGCGTCGCGGCGCCCGCCGCACGTCGTGCGGGTCGTCGAGCCACGCCGCGAACCCGTCGACGAGGCGCTCGAGCACGCTCGCCTGGCCGCGCTGGTACAGCGCGAGGTCCGGGCGCTCGAGGATGAAGCGCTGGTGCAGGAATTTCAGCACGGCGACCTCGTGCCACGCGTCGCGGTCGAGGCTGACGTGCCCCGAGCGGATGGGCGGCGTCTCGCTGACGGTCACCGAGTGCTGCAGGCGGGTGATCCAGGCCGCCGTGAACTGCGACAGCGTGCGCTCGGTGAGCATCGAGCCGTCGAACGGCACCGCGAGGAGGCCGTCGATGACCTCGTCGGTCACCCGGGCGACGGCGGCGGCGAACGCCTCCTCGTCGGCGATCCACGGGTCCTTCGCCTCGAGCCGCCGCCACAGCAGCTCGAGGGAGCGGCCGGGCGCGCGCTGCGACAGCACGAGGTCGCCCTGGGCGGCGGCGTGCAGGGCGGCGCGGTCGCGGCGCCACGCGCGGAACTCGGCGGAGATCGTGGACTGGTTCAGCAGACCCGCGCGGTAGAAGTCGTCGAGGTCGTGCAGCGAGTACGCGATGTCGTCGGCGATGTCCATCACCGAGCACTCCACCGTCTGCTGCAGCGGCGCGATCGCGGGGTAGGGCGCCCGGGCCGCG encodes:
- a CDS encoding SDR family oxidoreductase, which codes for MARILIFGGHGKVALRLAPLLAERGDAVTGVIRNPDHEADVRAAGAEPVIADIETLDVDGLADLVRGHDAIVWSAGAGGGNPARTWAVDRDAAIRSMDAARAAGVSRYVMVSYLGAGPDHGVPEDDAFYAYAESKAAADEHLRGSGLDYTILQPGGLTLDEPTGLIETGDLGDGRVARGDVAAVAAAVLADASTIGRSIPFGNGSTPIAEAIAA
- a CDS encoding DUF2809 domain-containing protein, giving the protein MSRRAVLAAAAAGTVAAGLAVHVALPASPATDGLGDVLYAVLVFLLVAFAAPRARVVAVSAVALAWCVAVELLQLTGLPAAWGSAAPPLRLVLGSGFAALDLLWYAVGVALAAGADAVLRRVRAPGRRPRGARASR
- a CDS encoding deoxyguanosinetriphosphate triphosphohydrolase family protein; this encodes MTDAPAAAALAADDAPALAAATALDDDPRTARRVPEALDDYQRRERNPEYRVDVERIRFSPYYSRLSAVTQVIAQAGAGLAVHNRLTHSVKVAAVARGIAVQLSHSAGPEGEIVARLGGCDPVVVQAAAAAHDLGHPPFGHLGEQALDRLARDRFGLRDGFEGNAQTFRIVTRLDEYDRAGAGLNLTAAVRAAVLKYPWLRAEGDGWSGRPEAPRGISPASPGSGAYKFSAFALDAHEMRAARAPYPAIAPLQQTVECSVMDIADDIAYSLHDLDDFYRAGLLNQSTISAEFRAWRRDRAALHAAAQGDLVLSQRAPGRSLELLWRRLEAKDPWIADEEAFAAAVARVTDEVIDGLLAVPFDGSMLTERTLSQFTAAWITRLQHSVTVSETPPIRSGHVSLDRDAWHEVAVLKFLHQRFILERPDLALYQRGQASVLERLVDGFAAWLDDPHDVRRAPRRLLDLVDLAAEDYARLRREEPELADASDGVELRRRATGRGIIDYVASLTDAQAMHIDALINGSPERLWDAGQGL